Proteins from a single region of Corvus hawaiiensis isolate bCorHaw1 chromosome 6, bCorHaw1.pri.cur, whole genome shotgun sequence:
- the TBPL2 gene encoding TATA box-binding protein-like 2, producing the protein MEGVSPLERYLESCSGQDDFSASPHLFTPMSPYDVELPIQTAEDGVFGSQLSQPKELHTEFSSVDLSFLPDVTQENKGQNLSEDGHETQKELDGSLPSNKDSGVFMDESSLSHPGAAQPSPGASAMCPPLTPMTPMTPASESPGIVPQLQNIVSTVNLACKLDLKNIALHARNAEYNPKRFAAVIMRIREPRTTALIFSSGKMVCTGAKSEEQSRLAARKYARVVQKLGFPAKFLDFKIQNMVGSCDVRFPIRLEGLVLTHQQFSSYEPELFPGLIYRMVKPRIVLLIFVSGKVVLTGAKDRSEIYEAFENIYPILRGFKKPS; encoded by the exons GATGACTTCTCTGCTAGTCCTCATCTGTTCACTCCTATGAGCCCTTATGATGTAGAACTTCCAATTCAAACAGCTGAAGATGGGGTGTTTGGTTCCCAGTTAAGTCAGCCCAAAGAGCTTCATACAGAGTTCTCCTCTGTGGATCTCAGCTTTCTTCCAGATGTTACCCAAGAAAACAAAGGACAAAATCTCTCTGAGGATGGCCATGAAACACAAAAAGAGCTTGATGGGTCACTACCAAGTAACAAGGACAGTGGTGTTTTCATGGATGAAAGCAGCTTGTCACATCCAGGTGCAGCTCAGCCATCTCCTGGAGCATCTGCCATGTGTCCTCCCCTGACTCCAATGACTCCTATGACCCCAGCTTCGGAAAGCCCTGGAATAGTTCCTCAGCTACA GAATATTGTGTCAACTGTAAACTTGGCTTGTAAACTGGATCTGAAGAACATAGCTCTGCATGCCAGAAACGCAGAGTATAACCCAAAG AGGTTTGCTGCTGTGATCATGAGAATCAGGGAACCACGAACAACAGCCCTCATCTTCAGTTCAGGAAAAATGGTCTGCACAGGAgcaaaaag CGAAGAGCAGTCACGGCTGGCAGCCAGGAAATACGCGCGGGTGGTGCAGAAGCTCGGCTTCCCTGCCAAGTTCTTGGACTTCAAGATCCAGAATATGGTGGGGAGCTGTGATGTGAGGTTCCCCATCCGGCTAGAAGGCTTGGTTCTCACCCACCAGCAGTTCAGCAG CTATGAACCTGAACTATTCCCTGGCCTGATTTATAGGATGGTCAAACCAAGGATAGTGCTGCTTATCTTTGTGTCTGGAAAAGTTGTACTGACTG GAGCAAAAGACCGTTCTGAAATCTATGAGGCATTTGAGAACATCTACCCCATTTTAAGAGGTTTCAAGAAGCCATCGTGA